One genomic region from Fusobacterium varium encodes:
- a CDS encoding GntR family transcriptional regulator: protein MELIKINRQFGENTKHYIYRILKMNIMTLNIKPGTIISEADIREALDVSRTPIRESIVRLSEELLMNVYPQKGSFVSLIDLKIVEEAYFMRKILEKEVLKLAVKNFSEEGIKELEKNLKFQNIISQVEEDHSELFFLDNEFHRIIYKEVQKEKVWNSIQSLSTHYDRVRFLDAVEKTNLVPTLEQHREIIDIIKNKELEKVEAMVDLHLSNFKNKIDYLIKKHPDYFKI from the coding sequence ATGGAATTAATAAAAATAAATAGACAGTTTGGTGAGAATACAAAACACTATATCTATAGAATTTTAAAAATGAATATCATGACTTTAAATATAAAACCTGGAACAATAATTAGTGAAGCTGATATTCGTGAAGCACTAGATGTTAGTAGAACTCCAATAAGAGAATCAATAGTTAGACTCTCAGAAGAATTGCTTATGAATGTTTACCCACAAAAAGGATCGTTTGTATCTTTAATTGATTTAAAAATTGTTGAAGAAGCATATTTTATGAGAAAAATATTAGAAAAAGAGGTTTTGAAATTAGCTGTTAAAAATTTCTCTGAAGAAGGAATAAAGGAGCTTGAAAAAAATTTAAAATTTCAAAACATAATTTCTCAAGTAGAAGAGGATCACTCAGAACTATTTTTCTTAGATAATGAGTTTCATAGAATAATTTACAAAGAAGTTCAAAAAGAGAAGGTTTGGAACTCTATACAATCATTGAGTACTCACTATGATAGAGTTAGATTTTTAGATGCAGTAGAAAAAACAAACTTAGTACCAACTTTAGAGCAACATAGAGAGATAATTGACATTATAAAAAATAAAGAGCTTGAAAAGGTAGAAGCAATGGTTGATCTTCATCTATCAAATTTTAAAAATAAAATTGATTATCTAATAAAAAAACATCCAGATTATTTTAAGATCTAA